GGCGATAACATCGAGATCCGTGGAGAGCTCATCGCTCCGATCGCGATGGAAGAGGGCCTCAGGTTCGCTATCCGTGAGGGTGGACGCACCGTCGGCTCGGGCCGTGTTACCAAGATATTGAAGTAACAAGCCTCTACATTGTAAGTGCGAGGTCCGGGCCACAAGTTGGTCCGGACCGTTCGTCACTCGCAAAGCATGAATGGTTGACCGTAAAGAATCGCGGATGCTAGAGTACGCTCCCGCATGATTATCACGCCGGATCTTTATCTGGCGCGCAGGAGGTCGAATGAGGACTTTGGTGACATTGGCGTGTTCGGAGTGCAAGCGCCGCAACTACACGACCAAGAAGAACAAGCAGAATAATCCGGAGCGAATCGAGTTCAAGAAGTATTGTAAGTGGTGTAGAACTCATACTCCTCACAAGGAAACCCGTTAGAATCTACGGGCAAGCGATTAGGCCAGTAGCTCCAATTGGTTAGAGCGCCGGTCTCCAAAACCGGATGTTGGGGGTTCGAGTCCCTCCTGGCCTGCCAGTAAATAACGGCTGCAATATCG
This is a stretch of genomic DNA from Actinomycetota bacterium. It encodes these proteins:
- the tuf gene encoding elongation factor Tu (EF-Tu; promotes GTP-dependent binding of aminoacyl-tRNA to the A-site of ribosomes during protein biosynthesis; when the tRNA anticodon matches the mRNA codon, GTP hydrolysis results; the inactive EF-Tu-GDP leaves the ribosome and release of GDP is promoted by elongation factor Ts; many prokaryotes have two copies of the gene encoding EF-Tu); the encoded protein is GDNIEIRGELIAPIAMEEGLRFAIREGGRTVGSGRVTKILK
- the rpmG gene encoding 50S ribosomal protein L33 — translated: MRTLVTLACSECKRRNYTTKKNKQNNPERIEFKKYCKWCRTHTPHKETR